The following coding sequences lie in one Arachis ipaensis cultivar K30076 chromosome B03, Araip1.1, whole genome shotgun sequence genomic window:
- the LOC107629912 gene encoding uncharacterized protein LOC107629912 isoform X2 translates to MTMLRQGVPPRDMARSTIGGSSGVPFKEQQLKQLRAQCLVFLAFRNGLAPKQLHLEIALGTAFSREGAMMPFGGLNNMRQPDNNNSSGSPSAGKSLEATSFSKGTESAIMTGDKVWRPSLLGTNITLGFKRIGIKTSVLEEKATACNMLCCYADELKEGFFPWIDQVAGTLVPLLKFYFHEEVRKAAVSAMPELLRSAKLAIEKGQSQGRDASYLKFLSDSIIPVLVDALHKELN, encoded by the exons ATGACTATGCTTAGACAAGGAGTTCCTCCCAGAGATATGGCAAGATCCACGATTGGTGGATCATCTGGTGTGCCTTTCAAAGAACAACAGTTGAAACAGCTCCGAGCTCAGTGCCTTGTTTTTCTAGCATTTAG AAATGGTTTAGCACCAAAGCAACTACATCTTGAAATTGCTCTTGGAACCGCTTTTTCTAGAGAAG GGGCCATGATGCCTTTTGGAGGTCTGAACAATATGAGACAACCTGATAATAATAACTCTTCAGGGTCCCCTTCTGCTGGAAAATCTCTGGAAGCTACGTCATTCTCCAAGGGAACTGAGAGTGCAATAATGACTGGGGACAAAG TATGGAGACCATCACTCTTGGGGACAAACATCACTCTTGGGTTCAAAAGAATTGGTATCAAAACTAGTGTTCTGGAAGAAAAGGCCACAGCCTGTAACATGCTTTGCTGTTATGCTGATGAGTTGAAGGAAGGATTCTTTCCATGGATTGATCAG GTTGCAGGAACTTTAGTTCCACTTCTTAAATTTTACTTCCATGAGGAGGTTAGAAAAGCAGCCGTTTCAG CAATGCCGGAGCTATTACGTTCTGCAAAGTTGGCTATTGAGAAAGGGCAATCTCAAGGTCGGGATGCATCCTATTTGAAGTTTTTAAGTGACAGTATCATCCCAGTTTTGGTGGACGCTTTACATAAG GAACTGAACTAG
- the LOC107629912 gene encoding ran-binding protein 6 isoform X3 — MTMLRQGVPPRDMARSTIGGSSGVPFKEQQLKQLRAQCLVFLAFRNGLAPKQLHLEIALGTAFSREGSPSAGKSLEATSFSKGTESAIMTGDKVWRPSLLGTNITLGFKRIGIKTSVLEEKATACNMLCCYADELKEGFFPWIDQVAGTLVPLLKFYFHEEVRKAAVSAMPELLRSAKLAIEKGQSQGRDASYLKFLSDSIIPVLVDALHKELN; from the exons ATGACTATGCTTAGACAAGGAGTTCCTCCCAGAGATATGGCAAGATCCACGATTGGTGGATCATCTGGTGTGCCTTTCAAAGAACAACAGTTGAAACAGCTCCGAGCTCAGTGCCTTGTTTTTCTAGCATTTAG AAATGGTTTAGCACCAAAGCAACTACATCTTGAAATTGCTCTTGGAACCGCTTTTTCTAGAGAAG GGTCCCCTTCTGCTGGAAAATCTCTGGAAGCTACGTCATTCTCCAAGGGAACTGAGAGTGCAATAATGACTGGGGACAAAG TATGGAGACCATCACTCTTGGGGACAAACATCACTCTTGGGTTCAAAAGAATTGGTATCAAAACTAGTGTTCTGGAAGAAAAGGCCACAGCCTGTAACATGCTTTGCTGTTATGCTGATGAGTTGAAGGAAGGATTCTTTCCATGGATTGATCAG GTTGCAGGAACTTTAGTTCCACTTCTTAAATTTTACTTCCATGAGGAGGTTAGAAAAGCAGCCGTTTCAG CAATGCCGGAGCTATTACGTTCTGCAAAGTTGGCTATTGAGAAAGGGCAATCTCAAGGTCGGGATGCATCCTATTTGAAGTTTTTAAGTGACAGTATCATCCCAGTTTTGGTGGACGCTTTACATAAG GAACTGAACTAG
- the LOC107629912 gene encoding uncharacterized protein LOC107629912 isoform X1: protein MTMLRQGVPPRDMARSTIGGSSGVPFKEQQLKQLRAQCLVFLAFRNGLAPKQLHLEIALGTAFSREGKDHTDHKGKSQSSVELGTSSGAMMPFGGLNNMRQPDNNNSSGSPSAGKSLEATSFSKGTESAIMTGDKVWRPSLLGTNITLGFKRIGIKTSVLEEKATACNMLCCYADELKEGFFPWIDQVAGTLVPLLKFYFHEEVRKAAVSAMPELLRSAKLAIEKGQSQGRDASYLKFLSDSIIPVLVDALHKELN, encoded by the exons ATGACTATGCTTAGACAAGGAGTTCCTCCCAGAGATATGGCAAGATCCACGATTGGTGGATCATCTGGTGTGCCTTTCAAAGAACAACAGTTGAAACAGCTCCGAGCTCAGTGCCTTGTTTTTCTAGCATTTAG AAATGGTTTAGCACCAAAGCAACTACATCTTGAAATTGCTCTTGGAACCGCTTTTTCTAGAGAAG GAAAGGATCATACTGACCACAAAGGAAAGTCACAATCTTCTGTTGAATTGGGTACCTCGTCAGGGGCCATGATGCCTTTTGGAGGTCTGAACAATATGAGACAACCTGATAATAATAACTCTTCAGGGTCCCCTTCTGCTGGAAAATCTCTGGAAGCTACGTCATTCTCCAAGGGAACTGAGAGTGCAATAATGACTGGGGACAAAG TATGGAGACCATCACTCTTGGGGACAAACATCACTCTTGGGTTCAAAAGAATTGGTATCAAAACTAGTGTTCTGGAAGAAAAGGCCACAGCCTGTAACATGCTTTGCTGTTATGCTGATGAGTTGAAGGAAGGATTCTTTCCATGGATTGATCAG GTTGCAGGAACTTTAGTTCCACTTCTTAAATTTTACTTCCATGAGGAGGTTAGAAAAGCAGCCGTTTCAG CAATGCCGGAGCTATTACGTTCTGCAAAGTTGGCTATTGAGAAAGGGCAATCTCAAGGTCGGGATGCATCCTATTTGAAGTTTTTAAGTGACAGTATCATCCCAGTTTTGGTGGACGCTTTACATAAG GAACTGAACTAG
- the LOC107632668 gene encoding protein FAR1-RELATED SEQUENCE 5-like, protein MEVSLSDGNCELLGTDNEADVESNPKDMGGQDVADEDLGEYEDVARLDVEDIKRMRWDSVDAAYEFYRRLGMCHGFGVRKGDSGKDCSGNLIRYRFFCNKEGLRNGRHNDRVDRRRAHKPETRTNCEAKLSIYFDKTERCWKVRKVMHASGIATSKIVGYMAGMAGRYSLLGFLKKDVYNYADRTRRANISDDDANAAVVYLEGKAGSDPMSVARYSVTKEERLANLIWADGASRVDYQRFGDVLAFDSTYKKNKYKKPLVIFSGSNNHKQTTIFGFGLLFDESVSSYKWMLENLLEVMCRKKPSVVVTDGDKAIIKAVRSVLPDSTHRLCAWHIEKNVTSNVKDAILRSSFRRFYVDMEIEEFEME, encoded by the coding sequence ATGGAGGTGTCTTTAAGTGATGGGAATTGTGAGCTCCTGGGTACTGACAACGAGGCTGATGTGGAATCGAACCCGAAGGACATGGGTGGTCAGGATGTGGCAGACGAGGATTTGGGTGAATATGAAGATGTCGCTAGATTAGATGTGGAAGACATAAAGCGGATGCGTTGGGATAGTGTTGACGCCGCTTATGAGTTTTACAGGAGGCTGGGAATGTGTCATGGATTCGGCGTCAGGAAGGGTGATTCTGGCAAAGACTGTAGCGGAAATTTGATTAGATATAGGTTTTTTTGTAACAAGGAAGGGTTGAGGAATGGGAGACACAACGACCGAGTTGATAGACGGAGGGCACACAAACCTGAGACACGGACCAATTGTGAGGCTAAGCTCTCCATATACTTTGATAAAACTGAGCGTTGTTGGAAGGTGCGGAAAGTCATGCATGCTAGTGGCATTGCCACATCGAAGATTGTTGGATACATGGCTGGAATGGCTGGTCGGTACTCGTTGTTGGGTTTCTTGAAGAAGGATGTGTACAACTACGCCGACAGAACCCGGCGTGCTAATATATCGGATGACGATGCAAATGCAGCTGTTGTTTATCTAGAGGGAAAGGCTGGTTCAGATCCCATGTCAGTTGCTAGATATAGTGTAACAAAAGAAGAAAGGCTGGCAAATTTAATTTGGGCCGATGGAGCTAGCAGAGTTGATTATCAACGTTTTGGAGATGTGTTGGCCTTCGACTCGACATATAAGAAAAACAAGTACAAAAAACCTCTTGTGATTTTTTCAGGGTCTAACAACCACAAGCAAACAACGATTTTTGGGTTTGGTCTATTATTTGATGAGAGTGTCAGTTCTTACAAGTGGATGTTAGAAAATCTGCTTGAGGTGATGTGCAGGAAGAAACCGTCTGTGGTTGTGACTGACGGGGATAAGGCGATCATAAAGGCGGTCCGATCTGTTCTTCCTGATTCGACACACCGACTGTGTGCCTGGCATATTGAGAAGAATGTTACCTCAAACGTGAAAGATGCAATTTTACGTAGCTCTTTTAGAAGGTTCTATGTTGACATGGAAATAGAGGAGTTCGAGATGGAGTGA